A section of the Callithrix jacchus isolate 240 chromosome 14, calJac240_pri, whole genome shotgun sequence genome encodes:
- the TSPYL6 gene encoding testis-specific Y-encoded-like protein 6: MSLPESPGSPSTLDHVLEDPHQGQRPGDESEAKQVMAETVESRLESILLPPPQLPEERVAPQDPTDCGDTLHILVNGGRGHGAINAGQEVTPLPAEGRETASASAATDGSLKDGFQGEERRGPGGEKALETCGTGRLESEVIAVGKPEDLEPEECAMLSAPADEKAGGTEMDMAEGNRATDEVNMEAGPGPLNMDLHLNPLEAIHLELDSMNAEADRALLQVERRFGPIHEYYLERRNDMIRSIPGFWVTAFHNHPQLSAMIRGQDAEMLSYLTDLEVKELRHPRTGCKFKFFFRRNPYFKNKLIVKVYEVISYGQVVSFSTLVMWRRGHGPQSFIHRNRHVICTFFTWFSDHCLPESDRIAHIIKEDIWPNPLQYYLLHEGAHRARRRPVREPVEIPRPFGFQSG; the protein is encoded by the coding sequence ATGAGCCTCCCGGAGAGTCCCGGCAGCCCCTCTACTCTCGACCATGTCCTGGAAGACCCGCACCAGGGCCAGCGGCCCGGAGACGAGAGTGAGGCAAAACAGGTAATGGCGGAGACAGTGGAGAGCCGCTTGGAGTCAATCTTGCTCCCACCGCCACAGCTTCCAGAGGAAAGGGTCGCGCCTCAGGATCCCACAGATTGTGGCGATACTCTCCACATCTTGGTCAATGGGGGTCGCGGTCATGGAGCCATCAACGCGGGGCAGGAAGTGACTCCACTACCCGCGGAGGGCCGGGAAACAGCCTCTGCCTCCGCGGCAACTGACGGCAGCCTTAAAGATGGCTTTCAGGGTGAAGAGAGGCGCGGCCCAGGTGGGGAGAAGGCTCTAGAAACCTGTGGCACAGGGAGGTTGGAGTCTGAAGTGATTGCAGTGGGGAAGCCCGAGGACCTGGAGCCTGAAGAGTGCGCCATGCTCTCAGCCCCAGCTGATGAGAAGGCCGGAGGCACAGAAATGGACATGGCGGAAGGAAACCGCGCGACAGATGAGGTAAACAtggaggcagggcctgggccCCTCAACATGGATCTCCATCTGAACCCCCTGGAGGCCATCCATCTGGAACTGGACTCCATGAATGCCGAGGCTGACAGGGCCCTCCTGCAGGTGGAGCGCAGGTTTGGGCCGATACATGAATACTACCTGGAGCGGAGGAATGACATGATTCGCAGTATCCCGGGCTTCTGGGTCACAGCTTTCCACAACCACCCACAGCTGTCTGCCATGATTAGAGGCCAAGATGCAGAGATGTTAAGCTATTTAACCGATCTGGAAGTGAAGGAGCTCAGACACCCGAGGACAGGCTGCAAGTTTAAGTTCTTCTTCCGAAGAAACCCTTACTTCAAAAACAAGCTGATTGTCAAGGTGTATGAGGTCATATCCTACGGCCAAGTGGTGTCTTTTTCCACTCTAGTTATGTGGCGCCGGGGCCATGGACCCCAGTCCTTCATTCATAGGAACCGACATGTCATCTGCACCTTCTTCACTTGGTTTTCAGACCACTGCCTTCCAGAGTCCGACAGGATTGCTCACATTATTAAAGAGGACATCTGGCCGAATCCACTGCAGTACTACCTGTTGCATGAAGGCGCCCATAGAGCTAGACGTCGCCCGGTAAGGGAGCCAGTGGAGATCCCGAGGCCCTTTGGGTTCCAGTCTGGTTAA